AGATTACCGTTTGTTTTAAACATTAAGTAATGACCCACATGGATAAATTACTGGCACGGAAGATTTATTTGTATCTGGGCGCCCTTTTCATCACATCCCTTGTTGTTTCAAATTTAATTTTTCAAAAGTTCTTTTATTGGCATCCTTTTGGGGACGTGACATTGTTCGGGGCGCCATTATTTGAGATTTCGGTAGGGATTTTGCCGTACCCGGTTACTTTTTTGATTACCGATTTGATTTCTGAAATCTTTGGAAAGAAGAAAGCCAACCAAATTGTTGTAGCAGGAATTTTTGCCTCCGTTTTTTCACTTACCATTGTATACACGGCAAATGCCGTACCGGCAACGGTATGGTCGCCGGTACAGGACGATTTGTTTACATCGGTATTCGGGAATACGATAGTGGCCGTTTTCGCCTCCATGATGGCTTATTTGCTGGCCCAATTTGTAGATATTCAATTGTATCATTTCTGGAAAAATTTAACCAAGGGTAAATATTTATGGCTCCGGAATAACTTCTCCACTTTTTCCTCACAGCTCATAGATACG
This sequence is a window from Maribacter aestuarii. Protein-coding genes within it:
- a CDS encoding queuosine precursor transporter produces the protein MTHMDKLLARKIYLYLGALFITSLVVSNLIFQKFFYWHPFGDVTLFGAPLFEISVGILPYPVTFLITDLISEIFGKKKANQIVVAGIFASVFSLTIVYTANAVPATVWSPVQDDLFTSVFGNTIVAVFASMMAYLLAQFVDIQLYHFWKNLTKGKYLWLRNNFSTFSSQLIDTFTVVLLLCSFGEIPWDKFVGLVISGFIFKIIIAFLDTPFLYLFVYILRKRFKLALGQEIDLDA